From the genome of Uranotaenia lowii strain MFRU-FL chromosome 1, ASM2978415v1, whole genome shotgun sequence, one region includes:
- the LOC129752805 gene encoding tau-tubulin kinase homolog Asator isoform X1, translating to MEDLLQAGHVVKERWKVLKKIGGGGFGEIYEGQDLITREQVALKVESARQPKQVLKMEVAVLKKLQGKEHICRFIGCGRNDRFNYVVMQLQGRNLAELRRSQARGAFSLSTTLRIGLQILRSIESIHSVGFLHRDIKPSNFAIGRLPCNNRKIYMLDFGLARQYTTGTGEVRCPRAAAGFRGTVRYASLNAHKNREMGRQDDLWSLFYMLVEFVTGQLPWRKIKDKEQVRYCFKLYVGLLKEKYDHRLLLKHLPSDFKYFLDHIQSLNYADKPDYAMLVTLFERCMKRRGVKETDPFDWEKVEENNADHGEAKILNAAVPKSELVKKHKDIELAEFLPKQKRKMIPDSVKVLHTEPIESIKPQNNGLTIANGNNVGPNTPNSGQQLNSNVQQQNEKYGTAAATGGDPLDPRLRQAFKDALMSSQEGIKVKPEIPLVRAHTDVNNKTTSKHGGSRLRILTAPPVNIKDFASSIDSLQHSQANETNLSDAKSKLKTEADELYSAVGDGAGDTALTSGGNQQQNSINQRQSLHLGGKSLRSFATQSAKYRSLAEDKSCRDYSITQHAIIDDDNASQHQTPKYQGALTLASQWKSQFDDSDDSTDGLWKGEQHSENASKKQHKQQAATNNGSSIHNNNNNNNTTSMSAIVNNAANNITATTAILNATIITTPITTPIANNINNITTTTIAAAAEVEVDGATAMATAVATEAAAATEEEIANNLNS from the exons ATGGAGGACCTGCTGCAGGCAGGCCACGTAGTCAAGGAGCGGTGGAAG GTGCTGAAAAAGATTGGCGGCGGAGGTTTCGGAGAAATCTACGAAGGACAGGATCTGATCACTCGGGAACAGGTGGCCCTGAAGGTGGAATCCGCCCGGCAACCGAAGCAGGTACTAAAGATGGAAGTGGCTGTCCTCAAAAAGCTGCAGG GAAAGGAGCACATCTGCCGCTTCATCGGATGCGGACGAAACGATCGGTTCAACTACGTGGTCATGCAGCTGCAGGGGCGCAATCTGGCCGAACTCCGGCGATCTCAGGCCCGCGGGGCGTTTTCGCTCAGCACCACCCTCCGGATCGGTTTGCAGATACTGCGCTCGATCGAGTCGATCCACTCGGTCGGGTTTCTTCATCGTGATATTAAACCA AGCAACTTTGCCATTGGGAGGTTACCGTGCAATAATCGTAAGATTTACATGTTGGATTTCGGTTTAGCTAGACAGTATACTACCGGCACCGGAGAGGTGCGGTGTCCCCGTGCCGCGGCCGGTTTCCGTGGCACCGTGAG GTATGCTTCGCTGAACGCGCACAAAAATCGGGAAATGGGCCGCCAGGACGATCTGTGGTCTTTGTTCTATATGCTTGTTGAGTTTGTTACTGGCCAGCTTCCGTGGCGTAAAATTAAGGATAAGGAGCAAGTACGTTACTGTTTTAAACTATAT GTTGGTTTGTTAAAAGAGAAATACGATCATCGTTTGCTACTCAAGCACTTGCCTTCGGACTTCAAGTACTTCTTAGATCACATTCAATCTCTAAATTACGCCGATAAACCAGACTATGCT ATGTTAGTAACCCTTTTCGAGCGTTGCATGAAACGACGGGGAGTCAAGGAAACCGATCCATTCGACTGGGAAAAGGTTGAGGAGAACAATGCCGACCATGGGGAAGCAAAGATCCTAAACGCAGCCGTACCAAAGAGTGAACTAGTTAAGAAACATAAAGATATCGAATTAGCAGAG tttttgcCCAAACAGAAACGTAAAATGATTCCAGACTCGGTCAAGGTGCTACACACCGAACCGATTGAGTCCATCAAACCGCAGAACAACGGGCTTACCATCGCCAATGGGAACAACGTGGGTCCGAACACACCCAACAGTGGCCAACAACTGAACAGTAACGTCCAGCAGCAGAACGAGAAGTACGGAACCGCTGCAGCCACCGGCGGAGATCCACTTGATCCGAGGCTTCGGCAAGCGTTCAAAGATGCACTTATGTCTAGTCAAGAGGGTATCAAAGTCAAG CCGGAAATCCCGCTGGTCCGGGCCCACACTGATGTGAACAATAAAACGACATCCAAGCATGGAGGCAGCAGGTTACGCATTCTGACCGCACCGCCGGTGAACATCAAAGATTTTGCCTCGTCGATCGACAGCTTGCAGCATTCGCAAGCCAACGAGACCAATCTTTCGGATGCTAAATCGAAGCTGAAAACGGAAGCGGATGAACTGTACAGTGCCGTGGGGGATGGTGCGGGTGACACAGCGCTCACTAGTGGTGGCAACCAACAACAGAATTCCATAAATCAAAGGCAATCGCTCCATCTGGGTGGCAAGAGTTTACGCTCGTTTGCCACCCAATCGGCCAAGTATCGCAGTTTAGCGGAGGACAAAAGCTGTCGGGACTATTCCATAACGCAGCACGCAATCATCGACGATGATAATGCCAGCCAGCATCAGACGCCCAAGTACCAGGGGGCGCTCACGTTGGCTTCGCAGTGGAAGAGCCAGTTTGACGACTCGGACGATTCAACCGATGGGCTGTGGAAAGGCGAACAACATTCCGAAAATGCATCTAAGAAACAACATAAACAGCAGGCAGCAACCAACAATGGCAGCAGCATccacaataacaacaacaacaataacaccACATCAATGAGTGCTATTGTGAACAATGCAGCTAACAACATTACTGCTACAACTGCTATTTTGAATGCCACTATTATTACCACTCCTATTACTACTCCTATTGCTAACAATATCAACAACATCACTACTACTACTATTGCAGCGGCCGCGGAAGTGGAAGTTGACGGAGCAACGGCAATGGCAACAGCAGTCGcaacagaagcagcagcagcaaccgaAGAAGAAATTGCAAATAATCTCAACTCTTAA
- the LOC129752805 gene encoding tau-tubulin kinase homolog Asator isoform X4: MEDLLQAGHVVKERWKVLKKIGGGGFGEIYEGQDLITREQVALKVESARQPKQVLKMEVAVLKKLQGKEHICRFIGCGRNDRFNYVVMQLQGRNLAELRRSQARGAFSLSTTLRIGLQILRSIESIHSVGFLHRDIKPSNFAIGRLPCNNRKIYMLDFGLARQYTTGTGEVRCPRAAAGFRGTVRYASLNAHKNREMGRQDDLWSLFYMLVEFVTGQLPWRKIKDKEQVGLLKEKYDHRLLLKHLPSDFKYFLDHIQSLNYADKPDYAMLVTLFERCMKRRGVKETDPFDWEKVEENNADHGEAKILNAAVPKSELVKKHKDIELAEKRKMIPDSVKVLHTEPIESIKPQNNGLTIANGNNVGPNTPNSGQQLNSNVQQQNEKYGTAAATGGDPLDPRLRQAFKDALMSSQEGIKVKPEIPLVRAHTDVNNKTTSKHGGSRLRILTAPPVNIKDFASSIDSLQHSQANETNLSDAKSKLKTEADELYSAVGDGAGDTALTSGGNQQQNSINQRQSLHLGGKSLRSFATQSAKYRSLAEDKSCRDYSITQHAIIDDDNASQHQTPKYQGALTLASQWKSQFDDSDDSTDGLWKGEQHSENASKKQHKQQAATNNGSSIHNNNNNNNTTSMSAIVNNAANNITATTAILNATIITTPITTPIANNINNITTTTIAAAAEVEVDGATAMATAVATEAAAATEEEIANNLNS, translated from the exons ATGGAGGACCTGCTGCAGGCAGGCCACGTAGTCAAGGAGCGGTGGAAG GTGCTGAAAAAGATTGGCGGCGGAGGTTTCGGAGAAATCTACGAAGGACAGGATCTGATCACTCGGGAACAGGTGGCCCTGAAGGTGGAATCCGCCCGGCAACCGAAGCAGGTACTAAAGATGGAAGTGGCTGTCCTCAAAAAGCTGCAGG GAAAGGAGCACATCTGCCGCTTCATCGGATGCGGACGAAACGATCGGTTCAACTACGTGGTCATGCAGCTGCAGGGGCGCAATCTGGCCGAACTCCGGCGATCTCAGGCCCGCGGGGCGTTTTCGCTCAGCACCACCCTCCGGATCGGTTTGCAGATACTGCGCTCGATCGAGTCGATCCACTCGGTCGGGTTTCTTCATCGTGATATTAAACCA AGCAACTTTGCCATTGGGAGGTTACCGTGCAATAATCGTAAGATTTACATGTTGGATTTCGGTTTAGCTAGACAGTATACTACCGGCACCGGAGAGGTGCGGTGTCCCCGTGCCGCGGCCGGTTTCCGTGGCACCGTGAG GTATGCTTCGCTGAACGCGCACAAAAATCGGGAAATGGGCCGCCAGGACGATCTGTGGTCTTTGTTCTATATGCTTGTTGAGTTTGTTACTGGCCAGCTTCCGTGGCGTAAAATTAAGGATAAGGAGCAA GTTGGTTTGTTAAAAGAGAAATACGATCATCGTTTGCTACTCAAGCACTTGCCTTCGGACTTCAAGTACTTCTTAGATCACATTCAATCTCTAAATTACGCCGATAAACCAGACTATGCT ATGTTAGTAACCCTTTTCGAGCGTTGCATGAAACGACGGGGAGTCAAGGAAACCGATCCATTCGACTGGGAAAAGGTTGAGGAGAACAATGCCGACCATGGGGAAGCAAAGATCCTAAACGCAGCCGTACCAAAGAGTGAACTAGTTAAGAAACATAAAGATATCGAATTAGCAGAG AAACGTAAAATGATTCCAGACTCGGTCAAGGTGCTACACACCGAACCGATTGAGTCCATCAAACCGCAGAACAACGGGCTTACCATCGCCAATGGGAACAACGTGGGTCCGAACACACCCAACAGTGGCCAACAACTGAACAGTAACGTCCAGCAGCAGAACGAGAAGTACGGAACCGCTGCAGCCACCGGCGGAGATCCACTTGATCCGAGGCTTCGGCAAGCGTTCAAAGATGCACTTATGTCTAGTCAAGAGGGTATCAAAGTCAAG CCGGAAATCCCGCTGGTCCGGGCCCACACTGATGTGAACAATAAAACGACATCCAAGCATGGAGGCAGCAGGTTACGCATTCTGACCGCACCGCCGGTGAACATCAAAGATTTTGCCTCGTCGATCGACAGCTTGCAGCATTCGCAAGCCAACGAGACCAATCTTTCGGATGCTAAATCGAAGCTGAAAACGGAAGCGGATGAACTGTACAGTGCCGTGGGGGATGGTGCGGGTGACACAGCGCTCACTAGTGGTGGCAACCAACAACAGAATTCCATAAATCAAAGGCAATCGCTCCATCTGGGTGGCAAGAGTTTACGCTCGTTTGCCACCCAATCGGCCAAGTATCGCAGTTTAGCGGAGGACAAAAGCTGTCGGGACTATTCCATAACGCAGCACGCAATCATCGACGATGATAATGCCAGCCAGCATCAGACGCCCAAGTACCAGGGGGCGCTCACGTTGGCTTCGCAGTGGAAGAGCCAGTTTGACGACTCGGACGATTCAACCGATGGGCTGTGGAAAGGCGAACAACATTCCGAAAATGCATCTAAGAAACAACATAAACAGCAGGCAGCAACCAACAATGGCAGCAGCATccacaataacaacaacaacaataacaccACATCAATGAGTGCTATTGTGAACAATGCAGCTAACAACATTACTGCTACAACTGCTATTTTGAATGCCACTATTATTACCACTCCTATTACTACTCCTATTGCTAACAATATCAACAACATCACTACTACTACTATTGCAGCGGCCGCGGAAGTGGAAGTTGACGGAGCAACGGCAATGGCAACAGCAGTCGcaacagaagcagcagcagcaaccgaAGAAGAAATTGCAAATAATCTCAACTCTTAA
- the LOC129752805 gene encoding tau-tubulin kinase homolog Asator isoform X2 produces the protein MEDLLQAGHVVKERWKVLKKIGGGGFGEIYEGQDLITREQVALKVESARQPKQVLKMEVAVLKKLQGKEHICRFIGCGRNDRFNYVVMQLQGRNLAELRRSQARGAFSLSTTLRIGLQILRSIESIHSVGFLHRDIKPSNFAIGRLPCNNRKIYMLDFGLARQYTTGTGEVRCPRAAAGFRGTVRYASLNAHKNREMGRQDDLWSLFYMLVEFVTGQLPWRKIKDKEQVRYCFKLYVGLLKEKYDHRLLLKHLPSDFKYFLDHIQSLNYADKPDYAMLVTLFERCMKRRGVKETDPFDWEKVEENNADHGEAKILNAAVPKSELVKKHKDIELAEKRKMIPDSVKVLHTEPIESIKPQNNGLTIANGNNVGPNTPNSGQQLNSNVQQQNEKYGTAAATGGDPLDPRLRQAFKDALMSSQEGIKVKPEIPLVRAHTDVNNKTTSKHGGSRLRILTAPPVNIKDFASSIDSLQHSQANETNLSDAKSKLKTEADELYSAVGDGAGDTALTSGGNQQQNSINQRQSLHLGGKSLRSFATQSAKYRSLAEDKSCRDYSITQHAIIDDDNASQHQTPKYQGALTLASQWKSQFDDSDDSTDGLWKGEQHSENASKKQHKQQAATNNGSSIHNNNNNNNTTSMSAIVNNAANNITATTAILNATIITTPITTPIANNINNITTTTIAAAAEVEVDGATAMATAVATEAAAATEEEIANNLNS, from the exons ATGGAGGACCTGCTGCAGGCAGGCCACGTAGTCAAGGAGCGGTGGAAG GTGCTGAAAAAGATTGGCGGCGGAGGTTTCGGAGAAATCTACGAAGGACAGGATCTGATCACTCGGGAACAGGTGGCCCTGAAGGTGGAATCCGCCCGGCAACCGAAGCAGGTACTAAAGATGGAAGTGGCTGTCCTCAAAAAGCTGCAGG GAAAGGAGCACATCTGCCGCTTCATCGGATGCGGACGAAACGATCGGTTCAACTACGTGGTCATGCAGCTGCAGGGGCGCAATCTGGCCGAACTCCGGCGATCTCAGGCCCGCGGGGCGTTTTCGCTCAGCACCACCCTCCGGATCGGTTTGCAGATACTGCGCTCGATCGAGTCGATCCACTCGGTCGGGTTTCTTCATCGTGATATTAAACCA AGCAACTTTGCCATTGGGAGGTTACCGTGCAATAATCGTAAGATTTACATGTTGGATTTCGGTTTAGCTAGACAGTATACTACCGGCACCGGAGAGGTGCGGTGTCCCCGTGCCGCGGCCGGTTTCCGTGGCACCGTGAG GTATGCTTCGCTGAACGCGCACAAAAATCGGGAAATGGGCCGCCAGGACGATCTGTGGTCTTTGTTCTATATGCTTGTTGAGTTTGTTACTGGCCAGCTTCCGTGGCGTAAAATTAAGGATAAGGAGCAAGTACGTTACTGTTTTAAACTATAT GTTGGTTTGTTAAAAGAGAAATACGATCATCGTTTGCTACTCAAGCACTTGCCTTCGGACTTCAAGTACTTCTTAGATCACATTCAATCTCTAAATTACGCCGATAAACCAGACTATGCT ATGTTAGTAACCCTTTTCGAGCGTTGCATGAAACGACGGGGAGTCAAGGAAACCGATCCATTCGACTGGGAAAAGGTTGAGGAGAACAATGCCGACCATGGGGAAGCAAAGATCCTAAACGCAGCCGTACCAAAGAGTGAACTAGTTAAGAAACATAAAGATATCGAATTAGCAGAG AAACGTAAAATGATTCCAGACTCGGTCAAGGTGCTACACACCGAACCGATTGAGTCCATCAAACCGCAGAACAACGGGCTTACCATCGCCAATGGGAACAACGTGGGTCCGAACACACCCAACAGTGGCCAACAACTGAACAGTAACGTCCAGCAGCAGAACGAGAAGTACGGAACCGCTGCAGCCACCGGCGGAGATCCACTTGATCCGAGGCTTCGGCAAGCGTTCAAAGATGCACTTATGTCTAGTCAAGAGGGTATCAAAGTCAAG CCGGAAATCCCGCTGGTCCGGGCCCACACTGATGTGAACAATAAAACGACATCCAAGCATGGAGGCAGCAGGTTACGCATTCTGACCGCACCGCCGGTGAACATCAAAGATTTTGCCTCGTCGATCGACAGCTTGCAGCATTCGCAAGCCAACGAGACCAATCTTTCGGATGCTAAATCGAAGCTGAAAACGGAAGCGGATGAACTGTACAGTGCCGTGGGGGATGGTGCGGGTGACACAGCGCTCACTAGTGGTGGCAACCAACAACAGAATTCCATAAATCAAAGGCAATCGCTCCATCTGGGTGGCAAGAGTTTACGCTCGTTTGCCACCCAATCGGCCAAGTATCGCAGTTTAGCGGAGGACAAAAGCTGTCGGGACTATTCCATAACGCAGCACGCAATCATCGACGATGATAATGCCAGCCAGCATCAGACGCCCAAGTACCAGGGGGCGCTCACGTTGGCTTCGCAGTGGAAGAGCCAGTTTGACGACTCGGACGATTCAACCGATGGGCTGTGGAAAGGCGAACAACATTCCGAAAATGCATCTAAGAAACAACATAAACAGCAGGCAGCAACCAACAATGGCAGCAGCATccacaataacaacaacaacaataacaccACATCAATGAGTGCTATTGTGAACAATGCAGCTAACAACATTACTGCTACAACTGCTATTTTGAATGCCACTATTATTACCACTCCTATTACTACTCCTATTGCTAACAATATCAACAACATCACTACTACTACTATTGCAGCGGCCGCGGAAGTGGAAGTTGACGGAGCAACGGCAATGGCAACAGCAGTCGcaacagaagcagcagcagcaaccgaAGAAGAAATTGCAAATAATCTCAACTCTTAA
- the LOC129752805 gene encoding tau-tubulin kinase homolog Asator isoform X3, giving the protein MEDLLQAGHVVKERWKVLKKIGGGGFGEIYEGQDLITREQVALKVESARQPKQVLKMEVAVLKKLQGKEHICRFIGCGRNDRFNYVVMQLQGRNLAELRRSQARGAFSLSTTLRIGLQILRSIESIHSVGFLHRDIKPSNFAIGRLPCNNRKIYMLDFGLARQYTTGTGEVRCPRAAAGFRGTVRYASLNAHKNREMGRQDDLWSLFYMLVEFVTGQLPWRKIKDKEQVGLLKEKYDHRLLLKHLPSDFKYFLDHIQSLNYADKPDYAMLVTLFERCMKRRGVKETDPFDWEKVEENNADHGEAKILNAAVPKSELVKKHKDIELAEFLPKQKRKMIPDSVKVLHTEPIESIKPQNNGLTIANGNNVGPNTPNSGQQLNSNVQQQNEKYGTAAATGGDPLDPRLRQAFKDALMSSQEGIKVKPEIPLVRAHTDVNNKTTSKHGGSRLRILTAPPVNIKDFASSIDSLQHSQANETNLSDAKSKLKTEADELYSAVGDGAGDTALTSGGNQQQNSINQRQSLHLGGKSLRSFATQSAKYRSLAEDKSCRDYSITQHAIIDDDNASQHQTPKYQGALTLASQWKSQFDDSDDSTDGLWKGEQHSENASKKQHKQQAATNNGSSIHNNNNNNNTTSMSAIVNNAANNITATTAILNATIITTPITTPIANNINNITTTTIAAAAEVEVDGATAMATAVATEAAAATEEEIANNLNS; this is encoded by the exons ATGGAGGACCTGCTGCAGGCAGGCCACGTAGTCAAGGAGCGGTGGAAG GTGCTGAAAAAGATTGGCGGCGGAGGTTTCGGAGAAATCTACGAAGGACAGGATCTGATCACTCGGGAACAGGTGGCCCTGAAGGTGGAATCCGCCCGGCAACCGAAGCAGGTACTAAAGATGGAAGTGGCTGTCCTCAAAAAGCTGCAGG GAAAGGAGCACATCTGCCGCTTCATCGGATGCGGACGAAACGATCGGTTCAACTACGTGGTCATGCAGCTGCAGGGGCGCAATCTGGCCGAACTCCGGCGATCTCAGGCCCGCGGGGCGTTTTCGCTCAGCACCACCCTCCGGATCGGTTTGCAGATACTGCGCTCGATCGAGTCGATCCACTCGGTCGGGTTTCTTCATCGTGATATTAAACCA AGCAACTTTGCCATTGGGAGGTTACCGTGCAATAATCGTAAGATTTACATGTTGGATTTCGGTTTAGCTAGACAGTATACTACCGGCACCGGAGAGGTGCGGTGTCCCCGTGCCGCGGCCGGTTTCCGTGGCACCGTGAG GTATGCTTCGCTGAACGCGCACAAAAATCGGGAAATGGGCCGCCAGGACGATCTGTGGTCTTTGTTCTATATGCTTGTTGAGTTTGTTACTGGCCAGCTTCCGTGGCGTAAAATTAAGGATAAGGAGCAA GTTGGTTTGTTAAAAGAGAAATACGATCATCGTTTGCTACTCAAGCACTTGCCTTCGGACTTCAAGTACTTCTTAGATCACATTCAATCTCTAAATTACGCCGATAAACCAGACTATGCT ATGTTAGTAACCCTTTTCGAGCGTTGCATGAAACGACGGGGAGTCAAGGAAACCGATCCATTCGACTGGGAAAAGGTTGAGGAGAACAATGCCGACCATGGGGAAGCAAAGATCCTAAACGCAGCCGTACCAAAGAGTGAACTAGTTAAGAAACATAAAGATATCGAATTAGCAGAG tttttgcCCAAACAGAAACGTAAAATGATTCCAGACTCGGTCAAGGTGCTACACACCGAACCGATTGAGTCCATCAAACCGCAGAACAACGGGCTTACCATCGCCAATGGGAACAACGTGGGTCCGAACACACCCAACAGTGGCCAACAACTGAACAGTAACGTCCAGCAGCAGAACGAGAAGTACGGAACCGCTGCAGCCACCGGCGGAGATCCACTTGATCCGAGGCTTCGGCAAGCGTTCAAAGATGCACTTATGTCTAGTCAAGAGGGTATCAAAGTCAAG CCGGAAATCCCGCTGGTCCGGGCCCACACTGATGTGAACAATAAAACGACATCCAAGCATGGAGGCAGCAGGTTACGCATTCTGACCGCACCGCCGGTGAACATCAAAGATTTTGCCTCGTCGATCGACAGCTTGCAGCATTCGCAAGCCAACGAGACCAATCTTTCGGATGCTAAATCGAAGCTGAAAACGGAAGCGGATGAACTGTACAGTGCCGTGGGGGATGGTGCGGGTGACACAGCGCTCACTAGTGGTGGCAACCAACAACAGAATTCCATAAATCAAAGGCAATCGCTCCATCTGGGTGGCAAGAGTTTACGCTCGTTTGCCACCCAATCGGCCAAGTATCGCAGTTTAGCGGAGGACAAAAGCTGTCGGGACTATTCCATAACGCAGCACGCAATCATCGACGATGATAATGCCAGCCAGCATCAGACGCCCAAGTACCAGGGGGCGCTCACGTTGGCTTCGCAGTGGAAGAGCCAGTTTGACGACTCGGACGATTCAACCGATGGGCTGTGGAAAGGCGAACAACATTCCGAAAATGCATCTAAGAAACAACATAAACAGCAGGCAGCAACCAACAATGGCAGCAGCATccacaataacaacaacaacaataacaccACATCAATGAGTGCTATTGTGAACAATGCAGCTAACAACATTACTGCTACAACTGCTATTTTGAATGCCACTATTATTACCACTCCTATTACTACTCCTATTGCTAACAATATCAACAACATCACTACTACTACTATTGCAGCGGCCGCGGAAGTGGAAGTTGACGGAGCAACGGCAATGGCAACAGCAGTCGcaacagaagcagcagcagcaaccgaAGAAGAAATTGCAAATAATCTCAACTCTTAA